A region from the Lycium barbarum isolate Lr01 chromosome 8, ASM1917538v2, whole genome shotgun sequence genome encodes:
- the LOC132605602 gene encoding mediator of RNA polymerase II transcription subunit 33A-like isoform X5, translated as MAYRLYMELLKRYAFSLPSLVNGPNYQKIMESINDTLHLSQIFELQGSESGMHMVEYVFTVVWQLLDASLDDEGLLELTAEKKSRWPVATKEIEISNQDGFSGKRVEHREALCRMNTVLAIEIIGELFGDRLISMILYLACRNMPTHWDSFMQHLQLLVSNSSALRNSKNISPEALILLISKNRGVLSRECKTSSRKFLHAVMASGSLALSASRRDDASTSVLWLPIDLFLEDIMDGTQVTATSAADTLTGLVKALQAVNCTSWQNTFFGLWISALKLVNRERDSSEGPVPRLDTCLCLLLSITTLAITNIIKEEENDSSSRDQRTESTGKRRQALVSSLQQLHDYEGLLTPPLPAIPLANQAALKAMMFLSGLSGGSEYFDGMRLNDIPVNCAGNLWHLIVEACIARHILDTSAYLWPGYVKGQCNKVPRNMSGPLPSWSSLMKGGLLTPPMVSALVSTPASSLAEIEKIYEIAVNGPAEEKISAATILCGASLARGWNIQEHTVLFITRLLSPCVPSDYGGTDSHLIGYAPFLNVLLVGISSIDGIQIFSLHGLVPQLVGALMPICEAFGSCAPNVSWTLMSEKITSHAVFSNAFTLLLKLWMFDQPPLEHVTRDVPVGSHLTPEYLLLVRNAQLAFSEDLPIDQSKSKQLPRVPNRLFREPIFMDSFPKLKCWYRQHQACIASPLSGLIPGTPVHQIVEALLNFMFRKINSAGQSLIPPTSSGSNSSMSGNEEISPHLKLPAWDILEAVPFVLNAALTACAHGTLSPRELATGLKYLADFLPASLPTIASYFSAEVTRGIWKPASMNGTDWPSPAANLATVEQQIKKILAATGVDVPSLSVGGSSPAILPLPLAILVSLTITYKLDRDTDRFLNFMGAAVSNLATNCPWPCMPVMASLWAQKVRRWSDFLVFSSSRTVFHHSSDAVVQLLRVCFTATLGLGTSSIESNGGVGSLLGHGFGSHFSGGISPVAPGILYLRVHRAVRNVMFMAEEIVSLLMHFVRDIADSGVPARELEKLKKTRSGFPASCHVSLAAAMARVKVSASLGASLVWITGGLSLVQSLLKETLPSWFISAHGSEPNGGVSEGMVARLRGYALAYLAVLSGTFAWGVDSLSTTSKYRPSMLGAHLEFLASALDGKISLGCNKATWKAYVSGFVSLVVGCTPSWLLEVNLEVLKRLSKGLKRWGDEVLALALLETSGVGAMGIAAEMIIEGDLNFAT; from the exons ATGGCATACAGGCTGTATATGGAACTTCTAAAAAGATATGCTTTTTCATTACCTTCTCTGGTTAACGGTCCAAATTATCAAAA GATTATGGAGTCGATAAATGATACTCTTCATCTTTCCCAGATATTTGAACTCCAGGGGTCTGAAAGTGGAATGCATATGGTTGAATATGTTTTCACGGTTGTATGGCAGTTACTTGATGCTTCACTTGATGATGAGGGGTTGCTGGAACTGACTGCTGAAAAGAAGTCTAGGTGGCCAGTTGCAACTAAAGAAATCGAAATCAGCAATCAGGATGGCTTTTCTGGGAAAAGAGTTGAACATCGTGAAGCATTATGTAGAATGAACACTGTACTGGCTATTGAAATAATTGGCGAACTTTTTGGGGACAGACTGATATCCATGATTCTTTATTTGGCATGTAGGAACAT gCCCACACATTGGGATTCTTTCATGCAGCACTTACAACTTCTAGTGTCAAACTCCTCAGCtctaagaaactctaagaatatcTCTCCGGAGGCTTTGATACTGTTGATATCAAAAAACCGTGGAGTCCTCTCCAGAGAATGCAAAACAAGCTCTCGTAAATTTCTTCATGCTGTTATGGCTTCTGGATCACTTGCGCTTTCTGCTAGTCGGCGTGATGATGCTAGTACATCAGTTCTCTGGCTACCCATTGATCTCTTTCTAGAAGATATCATGGATGGAACACAAGTGACAGCTACAAGTGCTGCTGACACCCTTACTG GTCTGGTGAAGGCTCTGCAGGCAGTTAACTGTACATCGTGGCAGAATACATTTTTTGGATTGTGGATTTCAGCCCTAAAGCTTGTTAATAGA GAAAGGGATTCCAGTGAGGGACCAGTACCTCGTCTTGATACTTGCTTATGCTTGTTGTTGTCTATTACAACGCTAGCAATTACCAACATAATTAAAGAGGAGGAAAATGATAGCAGCTCTAGGGATCAAAGAACAGAGTCCACAGGAAAACGTCGTCAGGCTTTGGTTTCTAGCTTACAGCAACTGCATGATTATGAAGGCTTGTTGACCCCACCATTGCCTGCAATTCCTTTGGCAAACCAAGCTGCTTTGAAAGCAATGATGTTCCTTTCAGGGCTAAGTGGGGGGAGTGAATACTTTGATGGGATGAGATTGAACGACATTCCTGTCAATTGTG CTGGAAACTTGTGGCACCTTATTGTTGAGGCTTGCATTGCTAGACACATTTTGGATACATCTGCTTATTTATGGCCGGGATACGTAAAAGGTCAATGCAATAAAGTGCCTCGTAACATGTCAGGCCCATTGCCTAGCTGGTCATCATTGATGAAGGGGGGTCTCCTAACTCCTCCAATGGTCAGTGCATTGGTTTCAACACCCGCTTCAAG CTTAGCAGAAATAGAGAAAATATATGAGATTGCTGTCAATGGTCCAGCTGAAGAGAAGATTTCTGCCGCTACTATTCTCTGTGGGGCCTCTCTTGCTCGTGGATGGAATATACAG GAACATACGGTTCTATTCATCACCAGGCTGCTTTCACCTTGTGTTCCTTCTGATTATGGTGGAACTGATAGCCATTTGATTGGCTATGCTCCATTTCTGAATGTTCTTCTTGTTGGTATATCATCTATCGACGGTATCCAGATATTTTCTTTACATGGATTG GTTCCACAGCTTGTTGGTGCATTGATGCCAATTTGTGAAGCCTTCGGTTCTTGTGCACCCAATGTGTCATGGACTCTAATGTCAGAAAAAATTACTTCACATGCCGTTTTCTCGAATGCATTCACACTTCTGCTGAAATTGTGGATGTTTGATCAGCCGCCGCTTGAGCATGTCACGAGAGATGTTCCTGTGGGATCCCATCTAACTCCTGAATACCTATTGCTGGTTCGCAACGCCCAGTTGGCATTCTCTGAAGATTTGCCGATAGATCAAAGCAAAAGCAAACAATTGCCTAGAGTTCCAAATCGATTATTTAGAGAACCCATATTTATGGATTCTTTCCCTAAACTAAAATGTTGGTACCGGCAACATCAAGCATGTATTGCGTCACCTCTCTCAGGTCTCATCCCTGGAACTCCTGTTCATCAGATAGTTGAAGCACTGCTGAACTTCATGTTCAGAAAAATAAATAGTGCTGGTCAGTCCCTTATACCTCCAACTTCAAGTGGTAGTAACTCATCTATGTCTGGAAATGAAGAGATATCTCCTCATCTTAAGTTGCCCGCATGGGATATTTTGGAAGCTGTTCCTTTTGTGCTTAATGCTGCTCTCACAGCCTGTGCTCACGGGACCTTGTCACCACGTGAACTAGCCACTG GTCTTAAGTATCTAGCTGACTTTCTTCCTGCGTCTTTGCCAACAATTGCAAGTTACTTTTCAGCTGAAGTGACACGGGGTATTTGGAAGCCTGCTTCTATGAATGGAACTGATTGGCCAAGTCCTGCTGCGAATTTAGCAACAGTGGAACAACAAATTAAGAAAATCCTAGCTGCCACTGGTGTTGATGTGCCAAGTCTCTCTGTAG GTGGAAGTTCTCCAGCTATTCTTCCTTTGCCCCTGGCAATCCTTGTGAGCCTCACCATTACATATAAACTTGATAGAGATACTGACCGCTTTCTGAACTTCATGGGCGCAGCAGTGAGTAACCTGGCTACAAATTGTCCTTGGCCATGTATGCCTGTGATGGCTTCCCTATGGGCTCAAAAGGTTAGACGCTGGAGTGACTTTCTTGTTTTCTCTTCATCCCGAACTGTTTTCCACCACAGCAGTGATGCAGTGGTTCAACTTCTTCGGGTCTGCTTTACAGCTACACTAGGTTTGGGTACATCTTCTATAGAAAGCAATGGGGGAGTTGGTTCACTTCTGGGTCATGGATTTGGTTCGCATTTTTCTGGTGGCATTTCTCCTGTTGCCCCCGGTATACTCTACTTGCGTGTTCATAGAGCTGTCAGAAATGTCATGTTTATGGCAGAAGAGATCGTCTCCCTTCTGATGCATTTCGTCAGAGATATTGCAGATAGTGGAGTCCCTGCTAGGGAATTGGAGAAACTCAAGAAAACCAGAAGTGGATTCCCTGCATCTTGTCACGTCTCTCTTGCTGCAGCAATGGCCCGTGTCAAGGTTTCAGCTTCATTGGGTGCTTCATTAGTTTGGATCACAGGTGGTTTAAGTTTAGTCCAATCTTTGTTAAAAGAAACTTTGCCATCTTGGTTTATATCTGCACATGGATCAGAGCCCAACGGTGGGGTCTCAGAAGGGATGGTTGCAAGGCTAAGGGGTTATGCCCTTGCATACTTGGCAGTTCTGTCAGGAACATTTGCTTGGGGGGTGGATTCATTGTCAACCACATCCAAGTATCGACCAAGTATGCTTGGAGCACACTTGGAGTTTCTTGCAAGTGCACTAGATGGCAAAATATCACTTGGTTGTAACAAGGCTACATGGAAAGCATACGTGTCAGGATTCGTAAGCTTGGTGGTGGGATGCACACCAAGCTGGCTTTTGGAGGTGAATCTTGAGGTTTTGAAGAGGTTGAGCAAGGGATTGAAACGGTGGGGCGACGAAGTACTAGCTTTGGCGCTTTTGGAAACTAGTGGTGTTGGTGCTATGGGCATTGCTGCTGAAATGATAATAGAAGGGGATTTGAACTTTGCTACATGA
- the LOC132605602 gene encoding mediator of RNA polymerase II transcription subunit 33A-like isoform X2, producing the protein MHLSSNLNCAGISLPSIDIGEILASHICWSNNVPNAWKLLEKALMVRIIPPLFVLALLSTRVIPARRSCPMAYRLYMELLKRYAFSLPSLVNGPNYQKIMESINDTLHLSQIFELQGSESGMHMVEYVFTVVWQLLDASLDDEGLLELTAEKKSRWPVATKEIEISNQDGFSGKRVEHREALCRMNTVLAIEIIGELFGDRLISMILYLACRNMPTHWDSFMQHLQLLVSNSSALRNSKNISPEALILLISKNRGVLSRECKTSSRKFLHAVMASGSLALSASRRDDASTSVLWLPIDLFLEDIMDGTQVTATSAADTLTGLVKALQAVNCTSWQNTFFGLWISALKLVNRERDSSEGPVPRLDTCLCLLLSITTLAITNIIKEEENDSSSRDQRTESTGKRRQALVSSLQQLHDYEGLLTPPLPAIPLANQAALKAMMFLSGLSGGSEYFDGMRLNDIPVNCAGNLWHLIVEACIARHILDTSAYLWPGYVKGQCNKVPRNMSGPLPSWSSLMKGGLLTPPMVSALVSTPASSLAEIEKIYEIAVNGPAEEKISAATILCGASLARGWNIQEHTVLFITRLLSPCVPSDYGGTDSHLIGYAPFLNVLLVGISSIDGIQIFSLHGLVPQLVGALMPICEAFGSCAPNVSWTLMSEKITSHAVFSNAFTLLLKLWMFDQPPLEHVTRDVPVGSHLTPEYLLLVRNAQLAFSEDLPIDQSKSKQLPRVPNRLFREPIFMDSFPKLKCWYRQHQACIASPLSGLIPGTPVHQIVEALLNFMFRKINSAGQSLIPPTSSGSNSSMSGNEEISPHLKLPAWDILEAVPFVLNAALTACAHGTLSPRELATGLKYLADFLPASLPTIASYFSAEVTRGIWKPASMNGTDWPSPAANLATVEQQIKKILAATGVDVPSLSVGGSSPAILPLPLAILVSLTITYKLDRDTDRFLNFMGAAVSNLATNCPWPCMPVMASLWAQKVRRWSDFLVFSSSRTVFHHSSDAVVQLLRVCFTATLGLGTSSIESNGGVGSLLGHGFGSHFSGGISPVAPGILYLRVHRAVRNVMFMAEEIVSLLMHFVRDIADSGVPARELEKLKKTRSGFPASCHVSLAAAMARVKVSASLGASLVWITGGLSLVQSLLKETLPSWFISAHGSEPNGGVSEGMVARLRGYALAYLAVLSGTFAWGVDSLSTTSKYRPSMLGAHLEFLASALDGKISLGCNKATWKAYVSGFVSLVVGCTPSWLLEVNLEVLKRLSKGLKRWGDEVLALALLETSGVGAMGIAAEMIIEGDLNFAT; encoded by the exons ATGCACCTTTCCTCCAACCTCAATTGTGCCGGCATATCTCTGCCGTCCATTGACATCGGAGAAATTCTCGCATCTCATATATGTTGGTCGAATAATGTTCCTAATGCTTGGAAGCTTTTAGAGAAAGCTTTGATGGTTAGAATTATTCCTCCTCTGTTCGTTCTCGCCCTTCTGTCCACTAG AGTAATTCCTGCACGAAGGAGCTGTCCGATGGCATACAGGCTGTATATGGAACTTCTAAAAAGATATGCTTTTTCATTACCTTCTCTGGTTAACGGTCCAAATTATCAAAA GATTATGGAGTCGATAAATGATACTCTTCATCTTTCCCAGATATTTGAACTCCAGGGGTCTGAAAGTGGAATGCATATGGTTGAATATGTTTTCACGGTTGTATGGCAGTTACTTGATGCTTCACTTGATGATGAGGGGTTGCTGGAACTGACTGCTGAAAAGAAGTCTAGGTGGCCAGTTGCAACTAAAGAAATCGAAATCAGCAATCAGGATGGCTTTTCTGGGAAAAGAGTTGAACATCGTGAAGCATTATGTAGAATGAACACTGTACTGGCTATTGAAATAATTGGCGAACTTTTTGGGGACAGACTGATATCCATGATTCTTTATTTGGCATGTAGGAACAT gCCCACACATTGGGATTCTTTCATGCAGCACTTACAACTTCTAGTGTCAAACTCCTCAGCtctaagaaactctaagaatatcTCTCCGGAGGCTTTGATACTGTTGATATCAAAAAACCGTGGAGTCCTCTCCAGAGAATGCAAAACAAGCTCTCGTAAATTTCTTCATGCTGTTATGGCTTCTGGATCACTTGCGCTTTCTGCTAGTCGGCGTGATGATGCTAGTACATCAGTTCTCTGGCTACCCATTGATCTCTTTCTAGAAGATATCATGGATGGAACACAAGTGACAGCTACAAGTGCTGCTGACACCCTTACTG GTCTGGTGAAGGCTCTGCAGGCAGTTAACTGTACATCGTGGCAGAATACATTTTTTGGATTGTGGATTTCAGCCCTAAAGCTTGTTAATAGA GAAAGGGATTCCAGTGAGGGACCAGTACCTCGTCTTGATACTTGCTTATGCTTGTTGTTGTCTATTACAACGCTAGCAATTACCAACATAATTAAAGAGGAGGAAAATGATAGCAGCTCTAGGGATCAAAGAACAGAGTCCACAGGAAAACGTCGTCAGGCTTTGGTTTCTAGCTTACAGCAACTGCATGATTATGAAGGCTTGTTGACCCCACCATTGCCTGCAATTCCTTTGGCAAACCAAGCTGCTTTGAAAGCAATGATGTTCCTTTCAGGGCTAAGTGGGGGGAGTGAATACTTTGATGGGATGAGATTGAACGACATTCCTGTCAATTGTG CTGGAAACTTGTGGCACCTTATTGTTGAGGCTTGCATTGCTAGACACATTTTGGATACATCTGCTTATTTATGGCCGGGATACGTAAAAGGTCAATGCAATAAAGTGCCTCGTAACATGTCAGGCCCATTGCCTAGCTGGTCATCATTGATGAAGGGGGGTCTCCTAACTCCTCCAATGGTCAGTGCATTGGTTTCAACACCCGCTTCAAG CTTAGCAGAAATAGAGAAAATATATGAGATTGCTGTCAATGGTCCAGCTGAAGAGAAGATTTCTGCCGCTACTATTCTCTGTGGGGCCTCTCTTGCTCGTGGATGGAATATACAG GAACATACGGTTCTATTCATCACCAGGCTGCTTTCACCTTGTGTTCCTTCTGATTATGGTGGAACTGATAGCCATTTGATTGGCTATGCTCCATTTCTGAATGTTCTTCTTGTTGGTATATCATCTATCGACGGTATCCAGATATTTTCTTTACATGGATTG GTTCCACAGCTTGTTGGTGCATTGATGCCAATTTGTGAAGCCTTCGGTTCTTGTGCACCCAATGTGTCATGGACTCTAATGTCAGAAAAAATTACTTCACATGCCGTTTTCTCGAATGCATTCACACTTCTGCTGAAATTGTGGATGTTTGATCAGCCGCCGCTTGAGCATGTCACGAGAGATGTTCCTGTGGGATCCCATCTAACTCCTGAATACCTATTGCTGGTTCGCAACGCCCAGTTGGCATTCTCTGAAGATTTGCCGATAGATCAAAGCAAAAGCAAACAATTGCCTAGAGTTCCAAATCGATTATTTAGAGAACCCATATTTATGGATTCTTTCCCTAAACTAAAATGTTGGTACCGGCAACATCAAGCATGTATTGCGTCACCTCTCTCAGGTCTCATCCCTGGAACTCCTGTTCATCAGATAGTTGAAGCACTGCTGAACTTCATGTTCAGAAAAATAAATAGTGCTGGTCAGTCCCTTATACCTCCAACTTCAAGTGGTAGTAACTCATCTATGTCTGGAAATGAAGAGATATCTCCTCATCTTAAGTTGCCCGCATGGGATATTTTGGAAGCTGTTCCTTTTGTGCTTAATGCTGCTCTCACAGCCTGTGCTCACGGGACCTTGTCACCACGTGAACTAGCCACTG GTCTTAAGTATCTAGCTGACTTTCTTCCTGCGTCTTTGCCAACAATTGCAAGTTACTTTTCAGCTGAAGTGACACGGGGTATTTGGAAGCCTGCTTCTATGAATGGAACTGATTGGCCAAGTCCTGCTGCGAATTTAGCAACAGTGGAACAACAAATTAAGAAAATCCTAGCTGCCACTGGTGTTGATGTGCCAAGTCTCTCTGTAG GTGGAAGTTCTCCAGCTATTCTTCCTTTGCCCCTGGCAATCCTTGTGAGCCTCACCATTACATATAAACTTGATAGAGATACTGACCGCTTTCTGAACTTCATGGGCGCAGCAGTGAGTAACCTGGCTACAAATTGTCCTTGGCCATGTATGCCTGTGATGGCTTCCCTATGGGCTCAAAAGGTTAGACGCTGGAGTGACTTTCTTGTTTTCTCTTCATCCCGAACTGTTTTCCACCACAGCAGTGATGCAGTGGTTCAACTTCTTCGGGTCTGCTTTACAGCTACACTAGGTTTGGGTACATCTTCTATAGAAAGCAATGGGGGAGTTGGTTCACTTCTGGGTCATGGATTTGGTTCGCATTTTTCTGGTGGCATTTCTCCTGTTGCCCCCGGTATACTCTACTTGCGTGTTCATAGAGCTGTCAGAAATGTCATGTTTATGGCAGAAGAGATCGTCTCCCTTCTGATGCATTTCGTCAGAGATATTGCAGATAGTGGAGTCCCTGCTAGGGAATTGGAGAAACTCAAGAAAACCAGAAGTGGATTCCCTGCATCTTGTCACGTCTCTCTTGCTGCAGCAATGGCCCGTGTCAAGGTTTCAGCTTCATTGGGTGCTTCATTAGTTTGGATCACAGGTGGTTTAAGTTTAGTCCAATCTTTGTTAAAAGAAACTTTGCCATCTTGGTTTATATCTGCACATGGATCAGAGCCCAACGGTGGGGTCTCAGAAGGGATGGTTGCAAGGCTAAGGGGTTATGCCCTTGCATACTTGGCAGTTCTGTCAGGAACATTTGCTTGGGGGGTGGATTCATTGTCAACCACATCCAAGTATCGACCAAGTATGCTTGGAGCACACTTGGAGTTTCTTGCAAGTGCACTAGATGGCAAAATATCACTTGGTTGTAACAAGGCTACATGGAAAGCATACGTGTCAGGATTCGTAAGCTTGGTGGTGGGATGCACACCAAGCTGGCTTTTGGAGGTGAATCTTGAGGTTTTGAAGAGGTTGAGCAAGGGATTGAAACGGTGGGGCGACGAAGTACTAGCTTTGGCGCTTTTGGAAACTAGTGGTGTTGGTGCTATGGGCATTGCTGCTGAAATGATAATAGAAGGGGATTTGAACTTTGCTACATGA